The Chanos chanos chromosome 3, fChaCha1.1, whole genome shotgun sequence genome segment CGATTTATCGCTCTTCTTTTCCGAGGAAGTGCTGAAGTCAACTCCGCCTAAACCTACACTGGCTGTGGGTGCAGGAGCTGCTGTGGTTGCAGTAGAAGTGGTACCCAGACCTCCTAAACTCAGAACTCCTCCAAGAGTAGGCTGGCCCAGACCTGAAACACAGGGAATCGTTCATACGCAGATAGAGGATAAGCTCATTAAATGACAAATAAGAggtcattaaaaaaagtaaCCGATTATGAGACGTGAGGTTAGTGAGTGAATGCGTAGGAGGGTTGGCGCTAACCTGTTGTGGCAGTGCTGGGAAAAAGGCTGGAGCCAAGCGAAAGGCCAGTGGAGGGGGCGCTTGAGGTGGCTGTGGTTCCACCTAGGTTGAGGGAGAAGCCTGTGGAGCTTGTCTGAGGAGCAGCAGCAGACGTGAGGACAGAGCCAAGGGTTAGTCCAGCGGCCGCGGGTGCAGAGGTGGTGGCGGTCAGGGAGAAGGGCGTGGCTGAGGCTGCTGGTTTACCAAAGCCCAGACTAAAGCCTGTCGTAGCAGCAGTGGTGGCAGCAGGAGTGCCTGGGGTAAAGCACATGTACACTCCATATGTTAGTCGTCATCACACAGCCCAACAGGACACCGTCACAgcaaaaatacatgaaatattaTCTGGGGTTTCAGGGAACATGGTCAACCTTTGTTTAATCAACCGCTTCTTCTCAGCTTGAGGTGTATATATATGCGCCGAATGATCATTCAGTAAAGCTATCACTGTCGTGCCATCAACTACCCTTATTGCCTtcacacagaggacaaaagaaaagactacAGCAAGCATTTTAAGCAGTGAAATTGTCCCAAATTTCATCAAGGTGAACGACTTACCAAATGTAAGGCCAGTAGATGGTGCAGCAGCTCCTGTAAAAGAGACAATCATTCTTAACCACTTACTTAACTGCAAAGACATATTATGATAACCTGCTCACATTTCAATAATACAACACATCAAAACTATACGTGAACGTTAATTCTGACGTTAGCCTCCACTAAGCTTAGTCTCTGTGAACGCCGTTCTCTGTTAGCATATCATTTTGTTAGAACTACCTGAGGCCGGGGTATTGAAGGAAAATCCACTGTTCGGTTTTTGTGCAAACAAGCTACCGCCCAGCCCGAGAGAAGATGTGGTGGTTGTGGCGGCAGGTGTGGATGTCGCTGCTCCTAGACCACCGAAGCTGAACCCACCTGTTCCAGCAGCAGGAGCACTGGAGAGAACATTACTCATTAGCAGGCGCATCTCTTAAAACGGTTTCTTTCGACACATTCAACATGTGACGTTACCCACAACAAAGTACATCACTGGGCACGCCTCAAAACATACAGGCAATGTTCtcttaaaattcattttaatatgtgCCGTAGTCGCTACAGAATCATTAGCAGTAAAAAGGATATGAAACTAGTCTTCTCATAAACGCAACTTAGCGAACGCGAAAGTGCATAGCTACCTCGTGGCGGTTCCAAATGAAAACCCTCCACCAGTGTTCGTTGAGCCAATAGTCCCCGTTCCAAAACTGAAGCCAGACATTTTAACGTTCTTTCACGAGCGGGAGACCATCAAGCAATGCGAAAATATATTCTATTCAGTTGACAATTATCTAGCAAGTCAGTTAGCTGCAAAGCTGCTCACACCACCCGCGTGGAGGCCCCGAACGCTTTGGTCGTTGCTAAGGCAATCATATCAAATATCACTTCATATAACCAAAGCTAAGAGTACAACAGACAATCTTCATGTCCTAAAGAAACACCAAAGCTATTAAAAATACTCTATTTTAGCCTAATTACTTGCACTACTGTTTCCGTGGATTTCCCCGCTCTAGCAACACAAAAACCTACTTCCGGTCTTAACAAATtaaagtcaaaataaaagtcaccACTTttatggttaataaattatttcaaagtaaaaacgacaaacaatgtaaaaaatgttGTATATGGAATTATCATTAAATGTACAGAGACATAAAGAACGTATAAGTAAGTAAGCGAGTAAACAactgactaaataaataaagagaggaacaagaataaaaaagtGTGGAGGAAGCAGTGAAAGGTAGGTGTAGGAGAAGTGGCAGAAGTTTCAGATCAGTTTCTGAATTCTTTTCAACTGGTGTACAGgtacactcattcactttccCTTCAGTATGACCACAGTTTATTTGACGATCGTCATAAAACAACAGTACCCAAAATGCGCGTATATTCGTGGTTTGATGATGTACATGGCGGAGGTACGCCCAGGCAGGTTTGTGAGCCGAGCTGAGCAACAATCCTCTATGGCAAATGTAGCCGCAGAAATTCAACATAAAAGACTGCAGACGCCTAAACGCTTCTCAAATAATAGGAAAGTATACTGGAAGAGAGATCGAGAGACATACATAGAGATATTTGTCCAACAGAAGTTATAGTTTCTATTCACAAGATGCTGCATTATGCATCGTTGtaatatagtaataataatcactGATTTAATTGCTTCGCCATGTAAATATGTGAGTGTTGGGCTGCACTGGCGTGTGAGCACACAGTTATCACTGTAATggggaataaaaaaacaacaacagcataatactaacactactactactaataataatgataatacttgttgttattattattattattattattataaaatgaagaagaaatgaagaagatagaagaagaaaaagaagaggaggaggaggaagaagaatacatatgcatatatgtatgtatgtgtgtgtgtgtgtgtgtgtgtgtgtgtatatatatatatatatatatatatacacacacacacacatacatacatacatatacacacacacacacacactatatatatatatacacatacacacacaatatatatatacacaaccaAGCCACCCAAGCATTACATTATTTCATTGGGAAAGCCTCATAAAATTTAATTGAAGAAATAAGAAGAGTGAGAATAacatactgtttttattttggtatgTTTTGATCAGGTGGCCATCTTGTGAACTCGTCACTGTTTCTGAATGCACACAGCTGACTGGACTGATACTGCTGCGAACGAATGTAGCTTCTAAggaaaacagactttttttgtttgaagcATCTTTCCAGCCGATGTGTGAACGTATCTCCTTGCACTGGTTTTGTCTCTTTTGCTTGACAGCTGGTAAAGCTGCGATATGGAGCACATCCGAACGCCAAAGGTAAGTAGAGAAATAATTAAATGACTATTTAGCTAGCGTTAGCTATCCAGCATCTCTGGGCTAGCGTCATCAAGCTAAGGTGCAGCTACGTGCAAATGTATAGGCAAATACAACAAGCTCCTAGATAAGACAGATGTTATGAGTGAGTAAATGCTTTGAACGAGTAAAAAATAACTTCAGAATGTACATATTCGAAAGCCCCTGAAACTCCCAGAGCTTGTCAACAATGTTTATTCAGTTATCTTTTAATTAATCTAACTGAATTATAACGCTACGTTAGCTATTGAGTTGGCAATCCTGCTACTAGCGTTGCTTTTCTTTCTGCCTCCCTATTTAAGTTGCGGTTTTAGGGCTGGTAAGATAGTTATTCAGTTTTTTACAAGACAAAGAGACGAGAACCGAAGAACCTTAACACACCTGATCGATCTCTGTGGGCGAGTGGGTTTTATGCATTAGTCGGTCTCTGCTGTAAAGGGCGCTCTACTACCTCAAAAGGCAAATGTTGAATGTGACCCATTTTCTGTCTACCCAGTGGCTTTGCTGTCCTTGACATCGCCAAGATATTAAATTAATTGACTTTTCCTACGTAGTTAACTTGACTCTTAAAGCTGTATGAAGCTGACATACATCACTTGGTGGAGACAAATAAACTCGACCGTAGACTCATTGTGTATGTTGCTCCAAACACAGTGACACCTGGCCCGTTAAAGCTGTACGAACACAAGTCTAAAAACATTGTTCTTGAACAACAAGTATGCACTGAACGAGAGACTGTGTTGAAGATGGTCGCAGTTATTTTGAGTTGTCGCTCTGTGTTTTATGATAGTCCATTCTTGGTGATATCGTAACCTTGTCAAAGATATTCATCAGTTAAGCAGAATATTAGCCATTGCAAAAATTCACTACGTCTGCTATCTGCTATAATACATTTACATGCCTCTTCTTTCCTGACCATTAGTTGGCCTTAATGTCCACTAACTGTCTCTCCCCACTTCCTCTGGATGATGATTACAGTCTTGATTGAGTATGCCGTGCTGATGCATTGCATAGATGCAGGCCAGTTGCTGGGAGACAGACCCAAGTGATAAGGATTTACACAAAAGGAGTGACAGTTGTTTAGTGCCCAGCATAGAATCCTGAAACAGAATGAGTTGGAAAAAGCCCAAACTAGGCTTCAAAGTCTTGTGGACCTGGTGTTGTTTTCTAAATCAAGTTACTTTCAAGTAAGGAGATCACTACATCTGAAGTATTGTTGATCTAAGAGGAAACTCATTTAGAActtctgaaataaaatgttatttttgacCAGTGTTTCACCAAGCTTGTGTCTAGAAGTGCTTTGGATGGTCGGTAGTTGGTGGGGGGAAAACCTCTCTTTTGGTGCATTTAATGCATATGAATCACTTTGAAGGAATAGCTACTATACTGAAATACCTTGACTCTCACCAGCATTTGACAGACTTCCTCTGCACTGAGTTAATGTTGATATTAATTTTCATGCTGACTCATCCCTCTTATGTTCACGCACTTTTATGTTCAAAGCTCCCAAGTGAGACTGATTCTAGCCACCATTACTGGTTAGAGACAAAAGTTAAAACAAACTAACATCACATGTCTTTActgttgtgtttctttcagGTGTCGGACTTATATTGTTACTGCAGTGGGTTGCATGATCTTCTCCACCAAGTGAATAATCTATTCTCTAAGCTTTTGTCTTGACTCACAGGCGCTCTGTTTTCACTCACAGGTTGAACAGGTAAAGCTGCAGGACCGATTTAGCAACAAGTCCATCACAGGAACCTTGTATCTGACGGCCACACACCTTATCTTTGTGGAGAGTAACTCTACCAGTGCTCAAGAGATATGGGTAAGTTTAGGTTAATTCTCATGCATTCTGCTCCACTGGCCACACCTGACATTGTGATGCTCTCCGTAGAAATACACTGTACAAAAGTCGGTGAGGACTGAAATGAACAGGGAAGTAACAACTTTGTTTACGGACTGAAAGGGGTTTAATCCATGGGAATTGGGTTAGCGGCGCCTCGGTGGGGTAGAATGCGGTGTTGCCGTGGTAACCCGCGGGCAGAGACTCGGACAGAGGATAGGAGAAGCGATTGAACGTCAGGAAGGACTGGAGAAGACAGGAATACCAATGACCCAAAGGAAACGGGTCGTGATCTGACATGTTTGACCCAAAGGAAACAGGTCATGATCTGACATGTTTACACTCCGCTACATTGATCTGATCTGCTGGATAGccacgatgtgtgtgtgtgtgtgtgtgtgtgtgtgtgtgtgtgtgtgtaagattatCTCGGCTCAGGGCATTAGTCTTATCTCTCGATCTGTTGTCTGAGGAAACGCAAGATGCGACGTGACACTCGCGCAATTCCTCCAATCAGCGTTCAAAATATGTGTGTCCAGCATGGCCTCTCAGATTGAATTACCGTCGGGGGACTCTAGGAATAGCTACAAGAAGAAACAATGTTTTAGCCCAACGTTAGagaagattttctttttttttttttttggtcaggaCAAATGCAGTGATGGCAGCGCTTCCTCTTATTTTTCAGCCTTTGGTGGTTTCCTTAGCCCTCAGACATAAATCTGCAAACAAACAGGATCTACTGACCGCGGTGTGGCCTAGTGCACAGAacgtttgtggggtttttttttcactgccgCCTTCTGGCTAGGTTTTACCCAATACTTCAGTATCTCATGATGAGGTAGTGTGCATTAAAGAGGATAGCCAGGCAGAATGAGTCCCGACGCATAAATTATTGAAATGAACATCGGGAGATAGTCTTGTGTTTGGATGATGAGATAAGTTTTTAAGAGAGAAACGCATGAGAAATCTCCTGCATTACCTCACCTCTGCTGATGTCACCGATGCACTAAGCGTGGAATACTGGCTTGACGTTTACAACAAGCTTAATTTTCATATAAGCTGGTCCCTAGTGTTCTCCCTGATCCCAGAAATATGTACTTTTTCAGAGAGTAGGACTAAATCAACATGTAGCTTATGACGTGTTGACAGTTTTGGAACAATGCAGACAGTAAAAGTACAGGCAAGTAAATGTGGATTTTAAAAGGCTTTCTGAATATTCTGCCCTAAATGAATATAGATGTTTTATGTGTGGAAAGTCCACATCGATACATGGATATTAAATCATTCTAATGGAAACTCTCTGAAAACTATGTTGTGAAGAGAGGTAAAAAtgaaggcgggggggggggggggggaggttgtgTGGATGACTGTTAACTTTGGAAAGAACCATGACGTGTGAGAACTGAACAAACGGTGACAGCAAATTCTATGTGACATTGGCCAtatgtctctctatctctctctccctctcccggtctctctctgcagatctTACACCATCACATCGCGTCTGTGGAGAAACTTTCTCTGACCACCACTGGCTGCCCCCTGGTCATCCAGTGCCGGAACTTTCGGGTTGTCCACTTTGTGGTTCCACGCGAGAGAGACTGTCACGATGTCTACAGTTCCCTGCTGCGACTGCTCAGGCCAGGTGGGCAAACTCCCATAGGGACAGGAACAGGGCCTGAGAGGGCACTGTCTCTCCTACTAGACTAGGGGGAGGGGAGACAAAAGACAAAGTTTTGGGAAAGTCAAAAAGGTGACCGTCAGgcctccttctgtttttttttttttttttttcgatctttgttttttgttccgGTAAGCCACAGATGGTGTTGTCATGCTTTGGTGACTCAGTAACCaaggccttgtgtgtgtgtgtgtatctgtatatgtgtgtgaaagtgagagagagtgtggtgtTAGGTCAGCACCCAGATGGAGAGCAGTATCCGTTTCCCTATGACTGTGTCACTGAACTCTCTGAcgttttttcctgtctgtttgcAGTATCCTATGAGGAGCTCTATGCCTTTTCCTATAACCCTAAGCAGAATGACGAGCAGAGGGAGGAGGGCTGGCAGCTCATTGACCTGGCTGCCGAGTTTGAGCGAATGGGCGTGCCCTGTGACCAATGGCAACTGACCGACGTTAACAGGGAATACAAGGTAGGCGTGGCAAGTCAAGCCTGTTTCAAACAACAAAGCACCCTACCTGTCACAACAAGGTTTCACACCAACACAGCCAACTTTTCAAGCTCATTCATGTAgtacgggagagagagagaggagcttgtCTAACGACTTGGTTACAGGGAACAATAGAGAAATGTTTCTCTTCGAAACCAATTCAGGATGTGCCTTTTCCTCCTTTGTTTCCGTACGATTAAAGGACCAGAAATATAATCAAACAAAAGAGATGATTTAGAAAAGATTGTAAGAAGAATGTTCAGTGGAACTAATTTGCTGGAGAGAATCAATGCCAAACTTCAGCTGTGTACTATTTTCTCCttctactttaaaaaaaaaaaaaaaaaaaaaaagaccatgagCCTAGATACCTCTAGATGCCTCCCAAACTCCGTCtcagttcagtgcagtcttTCACAGACTATTGTGTGCAGGTCATGCACTGTTTATTAACTGAGCTGAATGGTGTATTCAGGTGTGTGAAACATATCCCAGAGACCTGTATGTGCCCATCACGGCCAGCAAACCAATTATCGTCGGGAGCTCAAAGTTCAGAAGCAAAGGGCGCTTTCCTGTCCTCACATATTTCTACCAGGAGAAGAAGGTGAGTCATACTAAActccattagagagagaaagagagagagagagagagagagagagagagagagagagagagagagacagagagagagagagagagacagagagagacagagagagagagagtcagagaaagagagagacagagagagagagagagagggagtgggtaGAGAGTTAGCTATAGTTTTAATCAGTTTTAAtaactgtttgtgttgtttctgttggCAGTGTGGAGAATTGAGCTCATTCAGGCTGCTTGAtgtgttgatttctttttgtcGGTTCTCACTGTGTCCGTATTCAACAGGCTGAGTCATCAGTCGGTTTTGTGCTCTTATGTCTCTCCGATAAGACATGAATGGACGGGCACGCCGAAAAGCTGTCAACAAAGCCTGCCTTATTTATGTTATTAGGACACACACCGAAGACTGTTATTAATTCTGGTGCTTATCGGGATTCATGTCACCGGCAAAGACAAAACTCTGCATTTGCCAACATGTCCCACCCTGACCCTGGCTCACTACACTGCCTCAGCTTATCTCTCCATGTTTACTTTACGCTGTTCCTCTAACCGGAAGACCTCTAGCATAAATACCATCTGTTTGCATTGATCTAAGTAACAGTGGTTTGGGGTGGTATTTTATTGCATAGTTAATGGTtgtggtgtgtttgtagagctgttttaagacgtgtgtgtgtgtgtgtgtgtgtgtgtattattccCAGGCCGCTGTGTGTCGATGCAGTCAGCCTCTGTCGGGTTTCAGTGCTCGTTGCCTGGAGGATGAACACATGCTACAGGCCATCAGCAGAGCCAATCACAACAGTCGCTTTGTCTACGTTATGGACACGCGGCCTAAGGTAGCtcacctctccctctgccctttccctctcacagacagtctGGAGCTTTTGAATAAGGggattgtgatctctgctctttgtgtgtTAGCTGAATGCACTGGCGAACCGAGCAGCAGGAAAAGGTTACGAGAATGAGGACAACTACTCCAATATTCGCTTCCAGTTCGTGGGCATTGAGAACATTCATGTCATGAGAGCCAGTCTGCAGAAGCTTCTGGAAGGTCAGAGATACGTGACCGTTAAAGGCTGGGTCTAATACATTCCTTTTGCCCAATCGGATGAAAATGTTAATtgcgctctttttttttttcccttcctgtcCCTCCTAATCTATATCTCTCGTTTTGTCCCTCTCCCGTCTCTCAGTGGTGGGTACTCGCGCTCTCTCTATGACTGATTACCTGCAAGGCCTGGAAAACAGCGGCTGGTTACGCCATATTAAGGCTGTCGTTGATGCCGCCATCTTCCTCGCCAAGGTCGGTTTCTCACCGTTCTCTTCCCAGATACCATCTCCTCTTATTTACTCAAACTGTTCATTGGCCACACTGACTCTCATCATATCAAGTTTGATATGACCCgactgtttgactgactgtgctgtgtgtcagtgtacatGTACTGAAAATGATGTGGATTGGTTGAATGGTGTGCATCCTGTTGGTTGCAGGCTGTGACGGTGGAGGGGGCCAGCGTGCTGGTACACTGCTCAGACGGGTGGGATCGCACGGCTCAGGTCTGCTCTCTGGGAGCCCTGCTGATGGACCCCTACTACCGCACCATCAAAGGTTTCATGGTACGGCCAATCAGATCTCTCGTGACCttgtgccccccctccctgtaCCTGAGCCTAATGGTACAGCATCCAGCAGCCCCTAGGCCACCTTCCTCCCCCCCAAATAATCCCACGCCCC includes the following:
- the mtmr6 gene encoding phosphatidylinositol-3,5-bisphosphate 3-phosphatase MTMR6; the protein is MEHIRTPKVEQVKLQDRFSNKSITGTLYLTATHLIFVESNSTSAQEIWILHHHIASVEKLSLTTTGCPLVIQCRNFRVVHFVVPRERDCHDVYSSLLRLLRPVSYEELYAFSYNPKQNDEQREEGWQLIDLAAEFERMGVPCDQWQLTDVNREYKVCETYPRDLYVPITASKPIIVGSSKFRSKGRFPVLTYFYQEKKAAVCRCSQPLSGFSARCLEDEHMLQAISRANHNSRFVYVMDTRPKLNALANRAAGKGYENEDNYSNIRFQFVGIENIHVMRASLQKLLEVVGTRALSMTDYLQGLENSGWLRHIKAVVDAAIFLAKAVTVEGASVLVHCSDGWDRTAQVCSLGALLMDPYYRTIKGFMVLIEKDWISFGHKFADRCDQLDGDSKEVSPVFTQFLECVWQLTEQFPQAFEFSEWFLIQIHEHVHSCQFGNFLGNNQRQREELQIKERTYSLWAHLLSEKQNYLNPLYNPILAETNPVLEPSTQPCFFKFWRNMYHQFDRSMHPRQSILKHILTLTENNRELEKTAQTLKAKLQKLGVSTSPLGLYTPSRERALPPRPQSLILGAPLSRKEAQQDEEEEEAVFGEEAREDEPPGSDGERTVEGSSATENGYPELQGTFESKSEPAIVSLEFGVARMTC